CTTCAGTAAAGACTATTTTCACTTCAGCTAACATTGAGTTTGATAACTATATCTTTTAAACTATTTGAAATTGTATTTGAATCAGAATGTAAAATCATCAAATTTGCAGGCCCATTGGGAAACATTGATCCGGGTCTGGGTTTTGACGATAAACCATctgataaatttatttgaaaacagctGACATTATTCTATGATGCTATCTTAGATTCTCACGTATAAATAAATTCTAGTTTGTCAAAATTGGGGGGCAAAGGAATAAGTTTAACATGGAAAGGCCaaatagatttatttgaaaacatgataCAGATCACTGGAAAAGTGTGCTAGAATATCCACAACTAAAACAGTTCAAATGTATTCATCAAACCTGTTTGATTGCTTTAACAGTTAAGAGACATACAAAGGTTCTGCATCCACCTTTCTTCTGATCCTGCAAGAGAGTAAGAAACccaattaaatttgatttcacAAGAAGCAAGATTacacttataaattaaaatatattcctAAGCCCTAAACCCGACCCAATTTCTACCATAGAAGGTGTGTGTGAATTTCGGATTGACTATGATTCTAATGAagatttcaattataaaaaaaaaataaaaaaaataagccAAGATCATCTCATTGCATTAGCTCACCAATTGTCCGGCGCCCATTTGCAGTCAACAGTATCCACCGCATGAAGGCTGTAGGCATGCCTTGATTTTGAAGACTGATTCTCAAAACTGTAAGAAAAAATGTTTACACGgttatctttttcttttctttttgttgtCTCTCTTTGAGATCGTAACACATACCTTTGATGGATGAGATCGCCATGGATTATAACCAAGGAACCGGATTTAACTTCAACAGACACAAAATCTTTTTGGTCATACACAGGGGAAGGCTTATCAAAATGTACACCATTCTCATCTCTGATAAATCTTCTCACAAGACCATCTGAAATTTCAGATGTTAGTATGATTTTTCTAGTTCTTCAGTTTCACAATAATGAAATTTGTACATGGGTCAAAAAAGGGAAATACTCTTGTGAGATCCAGGAATAGCCCAAAGGCAACCATTTGCGATTGTTGCATCTTCCAGAGCCAACCATAATCCTGTGCATGTAGCTGGTTCCGTATAAAGAAAAGAGTTATCCTGATGTGGCACCACTTCACCGCCAATCCCTGGTTGctgaaattaaattttcattaatatgaaTCTCTTTTATGATCAGAATCAAGCATTCGAGAGAGGGTTATTACCTTAAATATATACATTGACTGTATAATAACAGGCCTCTTGTACTGTAACGACGATAGAATGCCAGCAAATTTGTCTGAGGCCGAGAAATTTCTAAAGACCGGATCAATCCCATGCAGGTCTACAAACAATATGGAATACAAAAAATGAATATGACTTAGATAATTCAAAAGAAGAGTAAAATGTTCTTTAACATACCATGCCCAACTTTATTAATAGAAAGCGGCTTTGGTTGCTTTAGCTTGCCATCATCATCAAATGCTTTCTCTGTTCagacaaaataatcaaaaaatgtaacccaattttcttcactgatatttcatattaaagcacttaaaaataacataaacctTAAGCACTACAAACAGATCCAAGTATTTCATTGGGAAGATTGCAAACTCATAGATACAAGCAGGCATCCAAAGGAAATGAGAAAAAGAATCAAACTTTACACATTAAATCACAAAATGAAGAACAGGAAGCACAAACAAAGCTAGATCATCCAAATGGATTCAATCATCTATTAACAGTACCTTCAAAGAAAAACGAGATCTTTTCAGCACTTTCGAAGAAGTAATCATCAGTGGATTGTTGCtgaaatttagaaataaatgagGAAAATGTGTTAAGAATGAATTATCCCCAATAGAACAAATGAAAACATGTACAGAATAACTTGATTTATAACCTGGTTCTTCGTGGAGAAGATTGAGGCGGTTGATGAGTAATCGAACTCATCAAGCAACTGTTCCATTCGTTTCCTTAGGCAGTCAACTTCTTCGGAGCTAGCAAAAGATTCCAGCACTAAATATCCTGTAAATTTTTACAGAGAGGTCGTGAAGGGAGAGAGAAATGAATGATTTGAGGAAAAATTAAAGGATATCGAAATGAATTACCGTGAGAATTAAAAAACTGAAGTTGATCGGAGGAGAGACTACCGGCGATTGCCATGGCTGGCGATTCTAGAGtgagagatttagagagagaatttaAGCGACTGCAACTTTCAAGGGTTCAACAAGTAATGGAATTGAGCTCGTCTgccattttttcttttatcaccaaacaaaaatttatataaaataaaaaccgaCATATTTCACACAAATTAAGGCTAttgataaaacaaaaaatttgataaaatgattcTAATAAAGTCCGAATTTGCGGGAATGATGAAGcctaataaaatttgtaaaaatgacCACTCCCGTGTGTTAGGATGAAAATAGACTGTTGTGTTGTGACACGTCGGAACCCTAATTCGTCGCAATGGCGGTCGCGTCTCGCGACGGCCATCTCAACGAACTGGGGTTTCGTCAAATCATGCCACAGAACAAAAATTAGGAAGTAATCATTTGCGCAATTTCTATTAGGCGTCAATCATTTCCCCAAATTAAGGCCATTAGGTCATCCCATCAAATTTCCAATAAAACTATAATTGagtgataaataaaattataaataaacaattttatttatatcaattcATAAGGTCAATTGTGAATTACACTTCACATCTTCCTGGTCATAGTGAATTAAAATCACATGATACATTAATGTGAGTTTTAGACCatcccaaaaaataatattataatttaacacttaaaaaatgtatttaaatattaatggtATTTTAGATCAAATGTCACTGTTAGATATGAAAGTGAGGTAGATGGAGTGGGTGTTGATctaacttattaatttatataaaaaaattaatgataaaaaatttacattATCTTGAAATTGTTTTCATCCTAATTCTTCATGGTAAatcattcataaattatttttaggtcAAACTCACCTCTAATTTTTTAATCTGGTTAAACAAATTGTAAATGGCATATCTTTATTCAAATGAatagaaaaacatataaaatttgaagaaaaaaaaattaacttttgataaaattatataatattttgtatatttttttattagttaatattaaatattatttttttagtatattatGGAGTAATatgtataatgttttttttatatatttaattaaattttaaatatatctttatatgattttgtttgaaatggATTATTATtcactcttttttatttttataaatacttcttgattatttatttttatttgaaatagaatataatttttattactttcattagatgtattttttgtttacctattataaattttatattacaaatatcatattttatattcatcattatcatattatttatattttaattataacaaacagtcatatttttctctttcaacAGACAAAATACAAACACACAATATCTAAATATGAATGAAACGAATGAATCACAATCCCGTCGTCGATTTAATCTGCAACACCGTTATATGAAAGGATCTAGGTTTTGCTTACCCATGATTGCATTAAATGATAAAAGTTTTTAACCAATCTagtctaattttaaaaacaaatcctAACCCCAAACCTAGATCCAGTTGATACCCTAAATCAAACTGTCCTAAACACTTAACACCCAAATGAAACAAGGGCACAATATAATCCAACAAAACACACACCTTCTTGAGATCTCAATTCATCATGTACACTAATTACactaattgaaattaaaaaaaaccctaaaaaagATGCACTTCCAAACATTTGCACAAAATGATCATCCCAAATAAATACAAGATGAAAACATAACTTTCTACTAAACCATCTTTAGGAACTCAACAACTCCTAATCCCATTTTCATAGGTAAGAGCCCAAACAAAACTCAACAACTTCATCCCAAAGCACATCTCCTCTCCATTCACGAAGAACTTCATCTCCTTAGAATTTGTGTTGCTTTTTTCTAAGGAGCATTTGATGGATTATTGTTTCTGAGAACAACAGTTCCCAGACTCTAAATAAATATCGGAATTGGGTTTCTAGAGCCATATCCATTAGATCCATTGCAGTAAACCTGTGGGCATTGTCAAATTGGATTTCCATGAAACGCTACTAGGAAACTCCTTAGTTATAGTTGACGCCATCTTCAAAAAGGAACAACAGTAAGTAAAAATCGTGAGGGTCCTTACAGTAAGTAAGTAAAAATCGTGAGGAACATTACAATACGCGTAAGAAACATTAAAATCATCCACTTCATTCATGAGAAACATTACAATAAGTAAGTAAAACTCGTGAGGAACATTACAGTTTTAATGTTTGATCCAAAATAAGCCACAAAAAGAAGCTATGATTCAACTTCAACTAAGGATTATCCATATCCATCAGAATATACATACATACTTTAATCAGTCTTCTTTGTGTCTAGTCATGATCAGATAATACAACTTACTCCTATAATACTTAGTTAATCTGGAAACGTTACTCCTAGCCTTCTTATTATTACGCTTACATAGTGAATTTCGATGCATGATGTATTTATAGAGTCAGTTTCAATGCATGGTGTATAAATCTTAAACTCTAAACTCACCTAAAGGAGCGACGAGACGAGTTTTGAAGCTAGAGACGAACACGATGAGTCGAGACGGTGACGATGAGCAGATAGAGACATAGACAATGAGTCGAGGTAGTGTTTTTACAGAGTCAATTTCGAACGAAGCATGATGCATGGTgtataaaccctaaactcacGAAATGATGAGACGGTTAAAGTTTGGCGTGTGTAAACACATGCTCTCTATATATTACACGTGGGGAGCAATACATATTACTCCTACGAGGATTACTCATCACGAATAATACATATTAATCGTCACTCACAGGGCTCTCACAGGGCAAGATGAACATTTCGCAGATCAAAAAgtcatttttaaacattatcaaGCGTGGGTCATTTCGTTAAATTTCTCATTATAAGTtcaatttgattaatttgtttttattaatttcttttcgaactttttttattattatttatattaaaaatttataatattaaacaaaaaaaaatcttataaaaaattaaaaatatttatttatattagtgtTCGAagtttcaataatatatttcacATCTTCCTGGTCAAACCGCCTCTcgaatcaaaataatttaatttgaaatcttaggtacaaataaatttacattGTTTCAActcattcaaacaaaaataataatttaaaattgttatatcgaaattataaaataatttttctttttctttttaccaattttataaataagttgatTCACCAATTCTTTTTTCAAACTCTCTCACTTATCActgttttatataataattattatatttaagttcCATTATActgttttatataattattattcgGAAGAATGtcaaatttatcaataaattataacagaatattcacgtatatcactaaactaatttttgttcgttcatacCACTATAGTTGAGCTTAATGTTCATCTATATCATTTgttaacaaaatattcaaattcttAATGTTTTTCGTTAAAAGATGACACATGTGAAtgacatgtcatttttttaaaattaatatatattatatattttttttattcatatttctaaataataaaacgcTTACATTTTAGATTCATTAACTAAACAATTTAGACATTTTGAGAGattaacaataattcattttttttaaattaatatattttcaacatttatttttattaacattcttaaataataaaataaaccacTTTTACCTTTCTCATCTATTATTATCCGAATTCACTaagtagttaaaaaaaaaaactaaaaacatacataaataacattaataaaaattcatataatatcttaaattaaaaaagaacaagaataaaaaaatagtggacttaattaattatgacacttccataaatgttttattatttaaaattatatatatatatatgtataatatataatatattaattaataaatattacagGTCAATTctatcatatattaattaaaaaaaaatgacatgtaaATTCcatcatatattaattaaaaaaaaatgacatgtaaATTCCATCTGTCATCTCATTTATCATAAACTTAACGGAATTAGAGATTTGATAGAATAGTAACATAATCTACATAGATGAATATTAAGTTCAACTACAATAGTATgagcgaacaaaaattagttcagtgatatacataaacaaaaatgtattttttcttattattattatatgaaagtTATGTGTGGTGTCAATCTAACTTATtatactaaaaattaattataaaaaaattatttttgaaacacaatggaacaaattataattgacatctctttattctaaaatataaaattttgaaaataaattattttacttttgataaaattatataatattttgtataataaatattaattttatatttaatgagTAAGATGTATAATgttgttaatatatttaattaaaatttaaatatatctatatataattttatttgaaatagattcttacaaacttatttttgtttaaaattgtttcttgaatatacatattttttgaaatagttaaaTTCTTTCCAACcatacaaaatgaaaaacataattTCAAGTATGAatgtttatttcttaaatttgaaATAGAAACAACTAAAACTCATTGTTTTCGAATcaaattatatgataattttttaaaagtataaatcaTAACTAAATGGTCAATTGTACATTATCTTCCTCTCCTTCCTTagatatcaataatttttatttttatttttagaaataattttagggAAAAACACAAACAGGATGAAACAAAGGAATCACAATCTCATAGTTGCTGCAACATCGTTATCTGAAATGGATCTAGGTTTTGCTTACCCCTAATTGCATTAAATGATTAAAGTTTTTAACCAATTTagtctaattttaaaaaaaaatcctaaccCCAAACCTAGATCCAATTGATACCCTATATCAAACAGTCCTAAACCCttaacatcaaacaaaatacaatCCAACAAAACACAAACCCTTTTGAGATCTCAATTCATCATGTACATTCTCAACATAACACAAAACCTCTTGAAATCTCAATTCATCATGTACACTCTTCAACAAAACACAAACCCTCTTGAGATCTCAATTCATCATGTACACTAATTGAAATCACAAACCCTCTTGAGATCTCAACATAACACAAACCCTCTTGAGATCTCAACAAAACCCTAAACCCCAAAAAAAGAAGCACAAATGGAAATCCCAAACATTTGCACAAAATGATCATCCCAAATGAATACAAGATGAAACCATATAACTTTCTACTAAACCAACTTTCTA
This is a stretch of genomic DNA from Impatiens glandulifera chromosome 4, dImpGla2.1, whole genome shotgun sequence. It encodes these proteins:
- the LOC124935847 gene encoding phytanoyl-CoA dioxygenase; translated protein: MAIAGSLSSDQLQFFNSHGYLVLESFASSEEVDCLRKRMEQLLDEFDYSSTASIFSTKNQQQSTDDYFFESAEKISFFFEEKAFDDDGKLKQPKPLSINKVGHDLHGIDPVFRNFSASDKFAGILSSLQYKRPVIIQSMYIFKQPGIGGEVVPHQDNSFLYTEPATCTGLWLALEDATIANGCLWAIPGSHKNGLVRRFIRDENGVHFDKPSPVYDQKDFVSVEVKSGSLVIIHGDLIHQSFENQSSKSRHAYSLHAVDTVDCKWAPDNWIRRKVDAEPLYVS